The Artemia franciscana chromosome 18, ASM3288406v1, whole genome shotgun sequence genome includes a window with the following:
- the LOC136038992 gene encoding RING-box protein 1A-like, translating into MTFVDKQLHDAYRSILYLIMCDKGVNIDKSSNNHHTDSVREKKKRFKVVKFGPVSTWAWDVAVETCAICRNNFYDLCIECEAKHTADTEDCSGAWGVCNHSFHLHCIAKWLKTREVCPLDNTPWQYQNLTI; encoded by the coding sequence atgacgtttgTCGACAAACAACTCCATGACGCATACAGATCAATCCTGTATCTGATCATGTGTGACAAAGGagttaatatagataaaagttcaaataatcaCCATACAGATTCAGTAcgtgaaaagaaaaaacggtTCAAAGTAGTGAAGTTTGGTCCTGTTTCCACTTGGGCTTGGGATGTTGCTGTGGAGACCTGTGCCATTTGTCGGAATAACTTCTACGATTTATGTATAGAGTGCGAGGCTAAGCATACAGCTGATACAGAAGATTGCAGTGGAGCATGGGGTGTATGTAACCACTCTTTTCATTTGCATTGCATAGCTAAATGGTTGAAAACACGGGAAGTCTGTCCCTTAGACAATACACCTTGGCAATACCAAAATTTGACAATCTAA
- the LOC136038991 gene encoding RING-box protein 1A-like encodes MCDKGVNIDKSSNNHHTDSVREKKKRFKVVKFGPVSTWAWDVAVETCAICRNNFYDLCIECEAKHTADTEDCSGAWGVCNHAFHLHCIAKWLKTREVCPLDNTPWQYQNLTI; translated from the coding sequence ATGTGTGACAAAGGagttaatatagataaaagttcaaataatcaCCATACAGATTCAGTAcgtgaaaagaaaaaacggtTCAAAGTAGTGAAGTTTGGTCCTGTTTCCACTTGGGCTTGGGATGTTGCTGTGGAGACCTGTGCTATTTGTCGGAATAACTTCTACGATTTATGTATAGAGTGCGAGGCTAAGCATACAGCTGATACAGAAGATTGCAGTGGAGCATGGGGTGTATGTAACCACGCTTTTCATTTGCATTGCATAGCTAAATGGTTGAAAACACGGGAAGTCTGTCCCCTAGACAATACACCTTGGCAATACCAAAATTTGACAATCTAA